Proteins encoded by one window of Deltaproteobacteria bacterium:
- a CDS encoding integration host factor subunit beta, with the protein MTKSDLIERVSIKVPHVSKKDTETVVNTIFDCMTDALRKGDRIEIRGFGSFQVKVREAREGRNPKTGEEVKIPAKRTPFFKVGKELKERIEAKRKLEAGAAPPLRPGAGPGGHR; encoded by the coding sequence ATGACCAAGAGCGACTTGATCGAGCGCGTGTCGATCAAGGTTCCGCACGTCTCGAAGAAAGACACCGAGACGGTCGTGAACACGATCTTCGACTGCATGACCGACGCGCTGCGAAAAGGCGATCGGATCGAGATTCGCGGCTTCGGGAGCTTCCAGGTGAAGGTTCGCGAGGCGCGCGAGGGTCGCAATCCCAAGACCGGCGAAGAGGTCAAGATCCCCGCCAAGCGCACGCCGTTCTTCAAGGTCGGCAAGGAGCTGAAGGAGCGCATCGAGGCCAAGCGCAAGCTCGAGGCCGGCGCTGCGCCGCCGCTCCGGCCCGGTGCGGGTCCGGGCGGTCACCGCTGA
- a CDS encoding DUF1049 domain-containing protein has product MRTWISLVLALLLALAVAYFVAANQQPVPVRMLGVTLEEPLWMLLLAAVLAGAAIALGACGLAILRLKLQVRRQQKRVGELEQEVHGLRTLPIAADTASPTSAQRV; this is encoded by the coding sequence ATGAGGACCTGGATCTCGCTCGTGCTCGCGCTGCTCCTCGCGCTGGCAGTCGCGTACTTCGTGGCGGCCAACCAGCAGCCCGTTCCGGTGCGCATGCTCGGCGTGACGCTGGAGGAGCCGCTCTGGATGCTGCTGCTCGCCGCGGTGCTCGCCGGAGCCGCGATCGCGCTCGGCGCGTGCGGCCTGGCGATCCTGCGCCTCAAGCTGCAGGTGCGACGGCAGCAGAAGCGGGTCGGGGAGCTGGAGCAGGAGGTCCACGGGCTCCGCACCCTGCCGATCGCCGCCGACACCGCGAGCCCGACGAGCGCGCAGAGGGTCTAG
- a CDS encoding HIT domain-containing protein has translation MEYIEGARGPRGCIFCEPATPVADRERLILFRGRHVFVLLNRYPYAAGHLMVAPNAHVARLHDLDPEARAELFDRVSACAEILEEVYACDGLNVGANFGAAAGAGFADHLHFHVVPRWNGDVNFMTSIGEIRVIPTHLERTYARLLPVFQERVAR, from the coding sequence ATGGAGTACATCGAGGGCGCGCGCGGGCCCCGCGGCTGCATTTTCTGCGAGCCCGCGACTCCGGTCGCCGACCGCGAGCGCCTGATCCTGTTCCGCGGCCGACACGTCTTCGTGTTGCTGAACCGCTACCCGTACGCGGCCGGCCACCTGATGGTCGCGCCGAACGCGCACGTCGCGAGACTCCACGATCTGGATCCCGAGGCGCGTGCGGAGCTCTTCGATCGCGTCTCTGCGTGCGCCGAGATCCTCGAAGAGGTCTATGCTTGTGACGGATTGAACGTGGGCGCGAACTTCGGAGCCGCGGCGGGAGCGGGATTTGCCGATCATCTGCACTTCCACGTCGTCCCGCGCTGGAACGGCGACGTGAATTTCATGACCTCGATCGGGGAGATTCGCGTGATTCCGACACATCTCGAGCGCACCTACGCGAGGCTGCTGCCGGTCTTCCAGGAGCGAGTCGCGCGATGA
- a CDS encoding glutathione S-transferase, which yields MGAPFYRLYGAEISYFTAKVRPALRAKAVHFVELLATPAVYREVIVPRTGLAFIPIVVTPEGETWQDTSEILDRLEARFPEPALLPPSPLLRTVASLLEVYADEFMLLPAMHYRWSFPESEAKARADFAATNGDPAAASRFADRMKGSLPALGVTPASGPAIEAHLRDLLSRLEALLEQTPFLLGGRISQADCSLIGPLYAHLYCDAVPGRLLRATAPRVCHWIERCNHPDPEPRGDWLEDSRAAELLRPLLSLVGADAVPVVLDGVRAVETWADGCADPHAAIPRGVGVHATSLRGTPLSRHTSPYTLWMLQRPLDTLAALSRDSIAQVGRALAGTGLEDWLGYRPRHRLGKRGTKLAFEVEAPRR from the coding sequence ATGGGCGCGCCCTTCTACCGGCTCTACGGCGCCGAGATCAGCTACTTCACCGCGAAGGTGCGGCCGGCGCTTCGCGCGAAGGCGGTGCACTTCGTCGAGCTGCTGGCCACGCCCGCCGTGTACCGCGAGGTGATCGTCCCGCGAACGGGGCTCGCGTTCATCCCGATCGTCGTCACGCCCGAGGGTGAGACCTGGCAGGACACGAGCGAGATCCTCGACCGGCTCGAGGCGCGCTTTCCCGAGCCGGCGCTCCTGCCGCCCTCGCCGCTGCTGCGCACGGTCGCGTCCCTGCTCGAGGTCTACGCCGACGAGTTCATGCTGCTTCCGGCGATGCACTACCGCTGGAGCTTTCCCGAGAGCGAGGCGAAGGCCCGCGCGGACTTCGCCGCGACCAATGGCGACCCGGCAGCCGCCAGCCGCTTCGCGGACCGGATGAAGGGAAGCCTGCCCGCGCTCGGAGTGACGCCGGCCTCGGGTCCCGCGATCGAGGCACACCTGCGCGACCTGCTGTCCCGGCTCGAGGCGCTGCTCGAGCAGACGCCCTTCCTGCTCGGCGGGCGGATTTCGCAGGCCGATTGCTCGCTGATCGGCCCGCTCTACGCGCACCTCTACTGCGACGCCGTCCCCGGGCGGCTGCTGCGAGCGACCGCGCCGCGCGTCTGTCATTGGATCGAGCGCTGCAATCACCCCGACCCCGAGCCGCGCGGCGACTGGCTCGAGGACTCGCGAGCGGCGGAGCTTCTGCGACCGCTGCTCTCGCTCGTCGGCGCCGACGCGGTTCCGGTCGTGCTCGACGGCGTGCGCGCGGTCGAGACCTGGGCCGACGGCTGCGCCGATCCGCACGCCGCGATCCCGCGCGGCGTCGGCGTGCACGCGACGTCGCTGCGCGGAACTCCGCTCTCGCGCCACACCAGCCCGTACACGCTCTGGATGCTGCAGCGACCGCTCGACACGCTCGCCGCGCTTTCCCGCGACTCGATCGCGCAGGTCGGCCGCGCGCTCGCCGGCACCGGCCTGGAGGACTGGCTCGGATACCGGCCGAGGCATCGGCTCGGCAAGCGCGGCACGAAGCTCGCGTTCGAGGTCGAGGCTCCGCGCCGCTAG
- the chrA gene encoding chromate efflux transporter: MSSVRRVGQLFLSPSPAPIPFSEALGVWARVAAQSFGGPAGQIAVMHRILVDEKRWFDEARFLHALSFCTLLPGPEAQQLATYLGWSLHGTRGGLAAGALFVLPGFAAILALSIVYVQFGALPAVAALFSGIKAAVLALVLEAALRIGRRVLAARLQRWVAVLAFAALFLFAVPFPLVVLASGAIGVVASRVGWIVSTASAPEPGPGRDHGSGTTRALRVLAIFLPLWFGPTLACAWWLGPSDVFTRLGVFFSQTAVVTFGGAYAVLAYVAQRAVESYGWLSAPEMLDGLGLAETTPGPLIMVVQFVGFLAAYRHAGVSFPIAAGIAGSLLASWVTFVPSFLWIFLGAPYVERLRGEPRLAAALQCIMAAVVGVIANLALWFALHVVFARVEITEAAGLYLTVPAWESLDPWALALSLGACVALLRFRIGLTATLAGSALAGLCISLLR, translated from the coding sequence CTGTCCTCAGTGCGGCGAGTGGGACAGCTTTTCCTGAGCCCGTCGCCCGCGCCGATCCCGTTCTCCGAGGCCTTGGGCGTCTGGGCGCGCGTCGCGGCCCAGAGCTTCGGCGGTCCGGCGGGCCAGATCGCCGTCATGCACCGGATCCTCGTCGACGAGAAGCGCTGGTTCGACGAGGCGCGCTTCCTGCACGCGCTCTCGTTCTGCACGCTGCTGCCCGGGCCCGAGGCGCAGCAGCTCGCGACCTACCTCGGCTGGAGCCTGCACGGCACTCGCGGCGGCCTCGCGGCGGGCGCGCTCTTCGTGCTGCCGGGCTTCGCGGCGATCCTCGCGCTCTCGATCGTCTACGTGCAGTTCGGGGCGCTCCCGGCGGTGGCAGCGCTCTTCTCGGGCATCAAAGCCGCGGTGCTCGCGCTCGTGCTAGAGGCGGCGCTGCGAATCGGCCGGCGCGTGCTCGCCGCGCGGCTGCAGCGCTGGGTCGCGGTCCTGGCGTTCGCCGCGCTGTTCCTGTTCGCCGTTCCGTTCCCGCTGGTCGTGCTCGCCTCGGGCGCGATCGGAGTCGTCGCGAGTCGGGTCGGCTGGATCGTCTCGACGGCGTCGGCCCCGGAGCCCGGCCCGGGCAGGGATCACGGATCCGGCACCACCCGCGCGCTTCGCGTGCTTGCGATCTTCCTTCCGCTCTGGTTCGGGCCGACTCTCGCCTGCGCGTGGTGGCTCGGGCCGAGCGACGTCTTCACGCGGCTCGGCGTGTTCTTCAGCCAGACCGCGGTCGTCACGTTCGGCGGCGCCTACGCGGTGCTCGCCTACGTCGCGCAGCGCGCGGTCGAGAGCTATGGCTGGCTCTCGGCGCCCGAGATGCTCGACGGGCTGGGTCTGGCCGAGACCACTCCCGGACCGCTGATCATGGTCGTGCAGTTCGTGGGCTTCCTCGCCGCCTACCGACACGCGGGGGTGTCGTTCCCGATCGCGGCAGGAATCGCTGGATCGCTGCTCGCGAGCTGGGTCACGTTCGTGCCGAGCTTCCTCTGGATCTTCCTGGGCGCACCTTACGTCGAGCGGCTGCGCGGCGAGCCGAGGCTGGCCGCCGCGCTGCAGTGCATCATGGCCGCCGTCGTGGGCGTGATCGCGAACCTCGCGCTCTGGTTCGCGCTGCACGTGGTCTTCGCGCGCGTCGAAATCACCGAGGCGGCGGGACTGTACCTCACGGTTCCAGCATGGGAGAGCCTGGATCCGTGGGCGCTCGCACTCTCGCTCGGCGCGTGCGTCGCGCTGCTCCGGTTCCGGATCGGCCTGACCGCGACGCTCGCGGGAAGCGCGCTCGCGGGTCTCTGCATCTCTCTGCTGCGCTAG
- a CDS encoding tetratricopeptide repeat protein, producing the protein MRDWLRRRAPAAPERTAAAQLRSALHFVLAGDLPAAEKALAEAARVDSSSSDVYLALANLYRLRGDIGRAIQIHQNLLLRTDISRELRREALLGLALDFRAGGFLKRSAEAFQNLLELEPDNLQALRALERIRIDAGDWQGALEVRKRIGVRDPESARISAHLWTGLGRVAAARGRDAEARRAFKRALAQDASCAEAYVALGDQRVREASYRKASALFRRAFGLHPAIGALLYRRLSDAHAKSGDLSGFEAILRERLDAEPDDREASLWLARTLSARKRVDEALAILRRLLDQDSDCLDAHAEIGRILLAEHRDDEARKAFEELLTRLSPEPRRMACRGCGAQDSTLHFRCPQCGEWDSFS; encoded by the coding sequence GTGCGCGACTGGCTGCGCAGGAGAGCGCCCGCCGCGCCGGAGCGCACGGCCGCGGCGCAGCTGCGCAGCGCGCTCCATTTCGTGCTGGCCGGCGACCTTCCCGCGGCCGAGAAGGCGCTCGCCGAGGCCGCGCGCGTGGACTCGTCGTCCTCGGACGTCTACCTGGCGCTGGCGAACCTGTACCGCCTGCGCGGGGACATCGGACGCGCGATCCAGATCCACCAGAACCTTCTGCTGCGCACCGACATCTCGCGCGAGCTCAGGCGCGAGGCGCTGCTCGGCCTGGCGCTCGACTTCCGCGCCGGCGGCTTTCTCAAGCGCTCCGCCGAAGCGTTCCAGAACCTGCTCGAGCTCGAGCCCGACAATCTGCAGGCTCTGCGCGCGCTGGAGCGGATTCGCATCGACGCGGGCGACTGGCAAGGCGCGCTCGAGGTGCGCAAGCGGATCGGCGTTCGCGACCCGGAGTCCGCACGGATCTCGGCGCACCTCTGGACGGGCCTGGGGCGTGTCGCCGCGGCTCGTGGCCGCGATGCGGAGGCCCGCAGGGCGTTCAAGCGCGCGCTCGCGCAGGACGCGTCCTGCGCCGAAGCATACGTCGCGCTCGGCGACCAGCGTGTGCGCGAGGCCAGCTACAGGAAGGCATCCGCGCTGTTCCGGCGCGCGTTCGGCCTGCATCCCGCGATCGGAGCGCTTCTGTACCGGCGCCTTTCGGACGCGCACGCGAAGTCCGGCGACCTCTCGGGCTTCGAGGCCATCCTGCGGGAGCGTCTGGACGCGGAGCCGGACGATCGCGAGGCGAGCCTCTGGCTCGCGCGCACGCTCTCGGCGCGCAAGCGCGTCGACGAGGCGCTCGCGATCCTGCGCCGGCTCCTCGACCAGGATTCCGACTGTCTCGATGCGCACGCGGAGATCGGACGGATCCTGCTGGCCGAGCACCGCGACGACGAGGCGCGCAAGGCCTTCGAGGAGCTGCTCACCCGGCTCTCGCCCGAGCCGCGGCGCATGGCCTGCCGCGGCTGCGGCGCGCAGGACTCGACGCTGCACTTCCGCTGTCCTCAGTGCGGCGAGTGGGACAGCTTTTCCTGA